From Zea mays cultivar B73 chromosome 3, Zm-B73-REFERENCE-NAM-5.0, whole genome shotgun sequence:
CTCAAGTAGGAAATAGAGATGAGTTTCTCAACATAGAACATGAACAAGATGAAGTGGAAGAAACCTTGCCGGCACATGAAGAAGATGATGTCCATGTTGTTGAGGCAGGAGATGCAACAGGTTTAAGGCATGATCCAGTGCCGCAGAGAAGGACTACTGCTACAAAAGGGAACAATGAAGAAACAAGGACAAAGAGGCATAAAAAGGGCGATAACCTAGAAGGGATAATGGGAAGATACATTGACATGAGAACGAAGCAAGCTAAGGAAGAAGCCACACAACTAGCAAAAGGGAGGGAGGAAAAGGAAGTGAGTCAAGTTGCAGACTTCTCAATCAAGAAGTGCATATCCATTATTGGTACAATGGAAGTTACAAAGGAGGAAAAAGCGAAAGCCTATAATGTCTTCAAGGACCTTGACAACAGGCAAATTTTCTTGAGTGCATGTGATGATGATGCCGAGTCTGCACTGATTTGGTTGAGAAACGAGATGGCTTGGCTGGTATGCTCTCTTCCTTTTTCTCTTCTCTTCCCACTAACTTTTCAAGGCTTGCATCTCTTCCTAGGTTGATTACTAGCCTGCAAGCATGCTTGAGCATTACATTTCCTATTTTCTCTTAAAAATCTATTTGAACATCATAATAATGATGTACTGCTTATGGTTTATTTGAGCATTTCCTATTTTCCCTTATGGTTTATTTCCTATTTTCCTATTTTAGTTGCAAGCAAAGCACAATTCTTTCATGAACTGCTTTCTTTTTAGATTATTAGGCATGTTTGTCATTTCCCTACCAATCTTGGGCTATGAGCAAATATGTGATTTAACTCGAAAATACCAATATGGTCTAGCATGTTTATGTTTGATATGAAATTATTAATATGCGTGGAGAAATTCTAGCGTTTAATACTTGCATTTCCTTGCAGGTGGAGTCGTCTGAATTGCTTGTTGGATAGTCAGTATGTTATGTT
This genomic window contains:
- the LOC103649625 gene encoding uncharacterized protein — encoded protein: MFGRGSPRINMLLSKSATKKPSPKAGDPRKHGGSPKEKLRAAWNSTLEKTLVDLLHEHKTADYRGQNGWTTEAWNKIVKEFHQREQYVYFTKTQIQDKERELKRDYRLLKDAKNQSGAHFDEKTGRITADPDLWKNILTSHPKAKKFCNKSFPLYEALGELYDGQTSEGTYNYTSTQLPDLTQVGNRDEFLNIEHEQDEVEETLPAHEEDDVHVVEAGDATGLRHDPVPQRRTTATKGNNEETRTKRHKKGDNLEGIMGRYIDMRTKQAKEEATQLAKGREEKEVSQVADFSIKKCISIIGTMEVTKEEKAKAYNVFKDLDNRQIFLSACDDDAESALIWLRNEMAWLVCSLPFSLLFPLTFQGLHLFLG